Proteins encoded in a region of the Haloarcula sp. CBA1129 genome:
- a CDS encoding caspase family protein, whose protein sequence is MTLAFEPLDDRPGLAVIDQIERQRYRIHTPTPIALNEGATDVFQYPVGDAVRIRTRAIELPTVVMVYVRDDDGAIAAEVAQFESETLPTDDYVLDPLTQIKTYMRVENTEIEVTVDSDRTRIEFDAPTDLLIGARSQHDRPAATVTTTEQPADVMAAVETFGSALKAYDPERSYPTLRGHPPAIEIGDSLEIPADIDSPDTGVTLELPPDLASVFVAAPLSYYLGASLAPAATPRLTTDTGFTYSLDTARGFEAEVGRTLKRLFFLDCVTRTEGFHQIDLHERAAIEPYVDLDFESLYRQSLAEQVATYLQVPYDVIEDHIPKWRLTTHIDPVPTNAEQLPYVVDDLAIVQTHPQQRLNQATVPAEAEAEFTRDDVITRAATSDAATNPADVDYVEPQAADSLEQAWIGDSIPIGASKLTKAAFEHRLDRDRNAEDITIRVVQNDARMDEERQLVDEVYGSRDDLPFDVTVHDDLTTAELRTVLTTDAEFFHYIGHTEHDGFVCSDGKLDVTTVDSVGVDTFLLNACNSYNQGLALVENGAIGGIVTLNEILNDGAVRIGESVARLLNCGFPLRAALTIARGESILGGQYIVVGDGGVTVAQADGGIPNVLEIETAETGYNVEMNVHSTDNKGLGAIMFPHFNDCEEYYIVPGSVDRFTISRDELVEFLHMQQVPVKANGSLYWSNSIDLDNIH, encoded by the coding sequence ATGACTCTAGCTTTCGAACCGCTCGACGACCGACCCGGGCTCGCAGTCATCGACCAAATCGAGCGCCAGCGCTACCGGATACACACGCCGACGCCCATCGCGCTCAACGAGGGGGCGACCGACGTGTTTCAGTACCCAGTCGGGGACGCTGTCCGGATACGGACGCGCGCTATCGAACTCCCGACAGTCGTCATGGTGTACGTCCGTGACGACGACGGGGCGATAGCCGCTGAGGTCGCACAGTTCGAGTCGGAGACGCTGCCGACAGATGACTACGTGCTCGACCCGCTAACGCAGATTAAGACGTATATGCGGGTCGAGAACACCGAGATTGAGGTCACCGTCGACTCGGACCGGACCCGAATCGAGTTCGACGCCCCGACGGACCTGCTCATCGGCGCTCGGTCCCAGCACGACCGGCCGGCGGCCACGGTCACGACGACCGAGCAACCGGCTGACGTGATGGCCGCAGTCGAGACCTTCGGCTCGGCGCTCAAGGCCTACGACCCCGAGCGCTCCTATCCGACGCTCCGTGGTCACCCGCCGGCGATTGAGATCGGGGACAGTTTAGAGATCCCTGCGGATATCGACAGTCCGGACACAGGTGTCACGCTCGAACTCCCGCCCGACCTCGCGTCCGTCTTCGTCGCCGCACCGCTTTCGTACTACCTCGGTGCTTCGCTCGCTCCCGCAGCCACGCCGCGGCTCACGACTGACACAGGATTTACGTACTCGCTCGACACTGCACGGGGCTTCGAGGCCGAGGTCGGACGCACGCTCAAACGCCTGTTCTTCCTCGATTGTGTCACACGCACTGAGGGGTTCCACCAGATCGACTTGCACGAGCGAGCAGCCATCGAGCCCTACGTCGATCTTGACTTCGAGTCGCTGTATCGGCAGTCGCTCGCGGAGCAGGTCGCCACCTATCTACAGGTCCCGTACGACGTTATCGAGGACCACATTCCGAAGTGGCGGCTGACGACGCACATCGACCCGGTGCCGACGAACGCAGAGCAACTGCCGTACGTCGTCGACGACCTCGCTATCGTCCAAACCCACCCACAACAACGGTTGAATCAGGCGACTGTTCCGGCAGAAGCCGAGGCCGAGTTCACTCGTGACGATGTCATCACCCGCGCTGCGACCTCCGACGCTGCTACCAACCCAGCCGACGTGGACTACGTCGAACCGCAGGCCGCGGACTCACTGGAACAAGCATGGATCGGGGACAGTATCCCGATCGGTGCGAGCAAGCTGACCAAAGCGGCGTTCGAACACCGACTTGACCGCGATAGGAACGCCGAAGACATCACGATTCGCGTCGTCCAGAACGACGCTCGTATGGACGAGGAACGGCAGCTCGTCGACGAAGTGTACGGCAGCCGCGACGACCTGCCGTTCGATGTCACGGTCCACGACGACCTGACGACGGCGGAGCTCAGAACCGTCCTCACGACCGACGCCGAGTTCTTCCACTACATCGGCCACACCGAACACGACGGCTTCGTCTGCTCCGACGGCAAGCTTGACGTGACAACAGTCGATTCGGTCGGCGTCGACACGTTCTTGCTGAACGCCTGTAACTCCTACAATCAGGGACTTGCGCTCGTCGAAAACGGCGCTATCGGCGGCATCGTCACGCTCAACGAAATCCTGAACGACGGTGCGGTTCGCATCGGTGAGTCGGTCGCCCGGCTGTTGAACTGTGGCTTCCCGCTTCGAGCGGCGCTAACTATTGCTCGGGGTGAGAGCATTCTGGGTGGGCAGTATATTGTCGTTGGTGATGGTGGTGTGACAGTTGCCCAAGCAGACGGCGGGATCCCAAACGTACTCGAAATAGAAACCGCTGAAACCGGCTACAACGTAGAAATGAATGTACATTCTACAGATAACAAAGGATTAGGAGCGATTATGTTCCCTCATTTTAACGATTGTGAGGAGTATTATATAGTTCCGGGTTCAGTTGACAGATTCACTATCTCTAGAGACGAGCTAGTAGAGTTTCTACATATGCAGCAAGTGCCTGTCAAAGCTAATGGAAGCCTCTACTGGAGCAATTCAATAGACTTGGATAACATTCACTAA
- a CDS encoding response regulator has translation MTSEEQWQLREKVVELSSGAISGSRRAATQHTPLLRTESAERRDEMRTEVPIPLAKVEQSQQCTVLHVDDDPQVGELVELYLERINDDFDVVTKTSAVAALDFLRTEQVDCIVSDYDMPNTDGLELLELVREQYQNIPFILFTGKGSEEIASEAIASGVTDYMQKGGKSDTYDVLANRIENAVEQHRTEQRFWNALSWYQRLVEQELAGVCIIQDGTFVYVNQKLADIFGYDQSELIDESPTILTPAGDESRFPDLLRTAESDDLETFHSEFAGQQADGETRIIEVSGGEIEYDGEPAWIGVLRDAESHPDIGE, from the coding sequence ATGACCTCTGAGGAACAGTGGCAGCTCAGAGAGAAGGTAGTGGAGCTCTCCAGCGGGGCTATCAGCGGAAGCCGCCGCGCGGCAACGCAACACACGCCGCTGCTCCGGACCGAGTCAGCGGAGCGACGCGACGAAATGCGGACAGAGGTCCCGATTCCGCTGGCGAAAGTCGAGCAATCCCAGCAGTGTACCGTGTTGCACGTCGACGACGACCCACAGGTGGGTGAACTGGTCGAGTTGTATCTCGAACGCATCAACGACGACTTCGACGTCGTGACGAAGACCAGCGCCGTCGCCGCACTTGACTTCCTCCGGACCGAGCAGGTCGACTGTATCGTCAGCGATTACGACATGCCAAACACCGATGGGCTGGAACTGCTGGAGCTCGTCCGCGAACAGTATCAGAACATCCCGTTCATCTTGTTCACTGGCAAGGGCAGCGAGGAGATCGCGAGCGAGGCAATTGCGTCGGGCGTTACCGACTATATGCAGAAGGGGGGCAAGTCAGACACGTACGATGTCCTCGCCAACCGAATCGAGAACGCCGTCGAGCAACACCGCACTGAACAGCGGTTCTGGAACGCCCTCTCGTGGTATCAGCGGCTCGTCGAACAGGAGCTCGCGGGCGTCTGTATCATTCAGGACGGGACGTTCGTCTACGTGAACCAGAAGCTGGCGGACATTTTCGGCTATGACCAGAGCGAACTCATCGACGAATCACCGACCATCCTCACTCCAGCGGGCGACGAAAGCCGGTTCCCCGATTTACTCAGAACGGCAGAATCAGACGATCTTGAGACGTTCCATTCGGAATTTGCGGGGCAACAGGCCGACGGTGAAACGCGGATAATCGAGGTGTCCGGCGGGGAAATCGAGTACGACGGCGAGCCAGCGTGGATCGGTGTGCTCCGAGACGCCGAAAGCCATCCCGATATTGGCGAGTGA
- a CDS encoding rhomboid family intramembrane serine protease, whose product MSECDACGKQENMPYQCGHCGGTYCAEHRLPEAHDCPGLDNWSDPGGVFDSGFDESVNTSQTSGGGGVADRFGIDTGPGGPLAYFRGNVTYLFLAIMGIVFILEHIVILSLGREAFQTLFVLHPNNPEYVWTWVTSVFSHAPFGFYHIFGNGIIIYFFGRLVEQQIGSKKFAIFFLVSGALAGLGQIAIQTVQGTSAGVLGASGAALAIMAFLTVLKPDLRVYLYFLIPVPIWAITGFYFLLSVFGSLNPMGAGLLGGNIAHLAHLIGLVIGLWYGQKIKGQTRMPGQIQFGGGGGPGGPGGPGGPGGPGRRRP is encoded by the coding sequence ATGTCGGAGTGCGATGCCTGTGGAAAGCAGGAGAACATGCCGTACCAGTGTGGGCACTGTGGCGGGACCTACTGTGCGGAACACAGACTGCCCGAGGCCCACGATTGCCCCGGACTGGACAACTGGAGCGATCCGGGCGGCGTGTTCGACAGCGGGTTCGACGAGAGCGTAAACACCAGCCAGACCTCTGGGGGCGGCGGCGTCGCCGACCGGTTCGGTATCGACACTGGGCCCGGCGGGCCGCTGGCGTACTTCCGGGGGAACGTCACGTACCTGTTCCTAGCGATCATGGGGATCGTGTTCATTCTCGAACACATCGTTATCCTTTCTCTCGGTCGCGAAGCGTTCCAGACGTTGTTCGTACTCCATCCGAACAACCCAGAATACGTCTGGACATGGGTCACGTCGGTGTTCTCACACGCCCCCTTCGGGTTCTATCACATCTTCGGAAACGGGATTATCATCTACTTCTTCGGCCGACTCGTCGAGCAACAGATCGGGTCGAAGAAGTTCGCGATCTTCTTCCTCGTCTCGGGGGCGCTGGCGGGGCTCGGACAGATCGCGATTCAGACGGTGCAGGGTACCTCCGCCGGCGTTCTCGGAGCCAGCGGCGCGGCACTGGCGATCATGGCGTTCCTGACCGTCCTGAAACCTGATCTCCGCGTGTATCTGTACTTCCTGATCCCGGTCCCGATATGGGCGATTACCGGCTTTTACTTCCTGTTGAGCGTCTTCGGCTCACTCAATCCGATGGGGGCCGGCCTGCTCGGCGGCAACATTGCCCACCTCGCCCACCTTATCGGCCTCGTTATCGGACTCTGGTACGGCCAGAAGATCAAGGGCCAGACCCGGATGCCCGGCCAGATACAGTTCGGCGGGGGCGGCGGCCCCGGCGGACCGGGCGGTCCCGGCGGTCCCGGCGGTCCGGGTCGCCGTCGGCCGTGA
- a CDS encoding endonuclease V — MHPVRPEFVPDPSLSQAEMEELQRDIADVARFEDDLKFSPRTITCAGDVPDGDQTTLDAGDDTVDTPLVAGVDQAFVDDKAVSAIVVLRNGEVIERVSAVERTEIPYIPGLLSFREGGAILAAFAELDHDPDVVLVDGSGRIHFREAGLATHIGVTLDVPAVGVAKSLLCGTPAQSLEETYPEGTRIPIAADDSVETCPNGTGIGHALQTRQYDSPNRYINPLIVSPGHRVSASTAADLVEATADGYKLPEPTRLADNYADEAKATVT, encoded by the coding sequence ATGCACCCAGTTCGTCCCGAGTTCGTCCCCGACCCATCGCTCTCGCAGGCTGAGATGGAGGAGTTGCAACGCGACATCGCCGATGTCGCACGGTTCGAAGACGACCTGAAATTTTCGCCCCGGACCATCACGTGCGCCGGAGATGTCCCTGACGGCGATCAGACGACGCTGGATGCTGGCGACGATACAGTGGACACGCCACTCGTCGCCGGCGTCGATCAGGCGTTTGTCGACGACAAGGCTGTCTCGGCTATCGTCGTACTACGGAACGGCGAAGTCATAGAGCGAGTCAGCGCTGTCGAACGAACCGAGATTCCGTACATTCCCGGTCTGCTGTCGTTCCGCGAGGGCGGCGCGATTCTGGCCGCGTTCGCCGAACTGGACCACGACCCCGACGTGGTGCTGGTCGACGGCAGCGGCCGCATCCACTTCCGGGAAGCCGGGCTGGCGACACACATCGGCGTCACGCTGGACGTGCCGGCCGTCGGCGTCGCCAAGAGCCTCCTCTGTGGCACGCCGGCGCAGTCGCTTGAGGAAACGTACCCGGAAGGCACGCGGATTCCGATTGCAGCCGACGACAGCGTTGAGACGTGCCCGAACGGGACGGGCATCGGCCATGCACTCCAGACCCGGCAGTACGACTCGCCGAACCGGTACATCAATCCGCTCATCGTCAGCCCCGGCCACCGCGTCAGCGCGAGCACGGCAGCGGATCTCGTCGAAGCCACCGCCGACGGCTACAAGCTCCCCGAGCCGACCCGGCTGGCTGACAACTACGCCGACGAGGCGAAGGCGACTGTCACGTAG
- a CDS encoding SDR family oxidoreductase, translated as MAKTVLITGASSGIGRASAEAFLADDWTVWATAREESDIEDLEEAGCETAELDVTNPRECERVVEALVDSEGRLDCLVNNAGYPQFGAVEDVSTAALHEQFDVNLYGPHRLIREALPHMRARENGTIVNVSSVAGRIAFPNQGGYAASKFALEGLSDALRMEVEEFGIDVVLVEPGPVETNFDSRADEELDNLDKSGAYDWLYQAHEDSSLVGIQDALSVTPGTVALTIRDAANASNPEPRYPVGQGAQLLLMLDYLPAQWRDAAFGVIRKLTS; from the coding sequence ATGGCGAAGACGGTGCTGATTACGGGGGCGTCCTCGGGTATCGGGCGGGCGAGTGCCGAGGCGTTCCTTGCCGACGACTGGACTGTCTGGGCGACCGCCCGCGAGGAATCGGACATCGAAGACCTCGAAGAAGCGGGCTGTGAGACCGCCGAACTCGACGTGACGAACCCGCGCGAATGCGAGCGGGTCGTGGAAGCGCTCGTCGATTCCGAAGGGCGACTCGACTGTCTGGTGAACAACGCCGGCTACCCGCAGTTCGGCGCAGTCGAAGACGTGTCGACGGCAGCGCTGCACGAGCAGTTCGACGTGAACCTCTATGGCCCGCATCGACTCATCCGCGAAGCGCTCCCGCATATGCGGGCTCGCGAGAACGGGACTATCGTCAACGTCTCCAGCGTCGCCGGCCGCATCGCCTTCCCGAATCAGGGCGGCTACGCAGCCTCGAAGTTCGCGCTGGAGGGACTCAGCGACGCGCTTCGGATGGAGGTCGAGGAGTTCGGCATCGACGTGGTGCTCGTCGAACCCGGCCCAGTCGAGACGAACTTCGACAGCCGCGCCGACGAAGAACTCGACAACCTCGACAAGTCCGGCGCGTACGACTGGCTGTATCAGGCCCACGAGGATTCGAGTCTGGTCGGCATTCAGGACGCGCTGTCGGTCACGCCCGGGACGGTCGCGCTGACGATCCGTGACGCCGCCAACGCCAGCAACCCCGAGCCGCGGTATCCCGTCGGTCAGGGCGCACAACTGTTGCTCATGCTCGACTACCTGCCGGCCCAGTGGCGCGACGCGGCGTTCGGCGTCATCCGGAAGCTGACGAGCTAA
- a CDS encoding TRC40/GET3/ArsA family transport-energizing ATPase gives MSKLDVEAVDDIDAPAGIDAAEYVLYGGKGGVGKTTCAAATALASARDDTATLVVSTDPAHSLSDTLEADIPATPTRIREDIPLYAAEIDPEAAVGDGPLGVEEDALGGVGELLGGDGMFGGGGAGAAAGAEDPIGGEEGLLGGSMPGADEAAALRLLLDYVDDDRFDRVVIDTAPTGHTLRLLELPETMDSMVGKILQLRERFSGMMDNLTGMFGDDQNVDAEAGIEDLQELSDRIEHLRGILQDPQKTDFRIVMVPEELSVVESERLLAQLGEFNIPVSTVVVNRVMQDPSEVLGEDVDIAGPNHADCEFCARRWQVQQDALARSQDMFRGHDVRRVPLFAEEVRGERLLSVVAACLD, from the coding sequence ATGAGCAAACTCGACGTCGAAGCGGTCGATGACATCGACGCACCCGCGGGAATCGACGCGGCGGAGTACGTCCTCTACGGCGGGAAAGGCGGCGTCGGCAAGACGACGTGTGCCGCGGCCACGGCGCTGGCCTCCGCGCGCGACGACACGGCGACACTCGTTGTCTCCACTGATCCCGCTCACTCCCTGTCAGATACACTTGAGGCGGACATCCCGGCGACGCCGACGCGCATCCGCGAGGACATTCCGCTGTACGCCGCGGAAATCGACCCGGAGGCCGCCGTCGGTGATGGGCCGCTCGGCGTCGAGGAGGACGCGCTGGGCGGCGTGGGCGAACTGCTCGGCGGCGACGGGATGTTCGGCGGGGGCGGAGCAGGTGCCGCAGCGGGCGCAGAGGACCCCATCGGCGGCGAGGAAGGACTGCTCGGCGGGTCGATGCCCGGAGCCGACGAGGCTGCGGCGCTCCGCCTTCTACTGGATTACGTCGACGACGACCGCTTCGACCGCGTCGTCATCGACACCGCGCCGACCGGCCACACCCTCCGGCTGCTGGAACTCCCTGAGACGATGGATTCGATGGTCGGGAAGATCCTCCAGCTCCGCGAGCGGTTCTCGGGGATGATGGACAACCTCACCGGTATGTTCGGCGACGACCAAAACGTCGACGCCGAGGCTGGCATCGAGGACCTGCAGGAGCTTTCGGACCGGATCGAGCACCTCCGGGGGATTCTACAGGACCCACAAAAGACGGATTTCCGAATCGTGATGGTACCCGAAGAACTCTCAGTCGTCGAGTCCGAGCGACTGCTCGCCCAGCTCGGCGAGTTCAACATTCCCGTCAGCACCGTCGTCGTCAACCGCGTGATGCAGGACCCGAGCGAGGTGCTCGGCGAGGACGTGGACATCGCCGGCCCAAACCACGCCGACTGTGAGTTCTGCGCCCGGCGCTGGCAGGTCCAGCAAGACGCGCTGGCCCGGTCACAGGACATGTTCCGCGGCCACGACGTGCGCCGCGTGCCGCTGTTCGCCGAGGAAGTGCGCGGTGAGCGACTGCTGTCGGTCGTCGCGGCCTGTCTGGACTAA
- a CDS encoding ATP-dependent DNA helicase, whose protein sequence is MADPASTGTESWRTYFGFDEPYENQADAVERAIEAGKARGFLAMEGPCGTGKTMAALTAGATLVRDTDLYERMVVVTPVKQQLQQFVDDLRALNAGIAEPFEGISLVGKRDLCPYGREGQFPDDVGTHDRCEDLREATARLVEDDGRSDGAAVADAAIAGEADDDQWWDPRKGQDLAAAARPDAAEQATLGEDTLSTAGAASPYRRTQPTAPEAMAEGSDPPLYCPFEADWYARNKGSPVDFSAGEEHVVTMDDYLPAATERGTCPHRVMSVMLSEADVIVGNYNHLFDPGSRPLLSDVLDDQTLVIVDEAHRLEERVRDLLSDRLGRQTIVQARNDCTTLIQRAQQSADHKAQVREVLSAREVPLDAVDQARKFYDDLVRWLDDRIESFLDAEHEGWRADPAVLPEHDREIPLRDPDTVEQDELTEWAERKGYDGSLWRSLSQVGAAVEDAIDQLGLTRQPVCAAVGVLAGQWWERDHATFLREIELEHSPNHGESLDADYQAVYTPGLVCYNCMPGTALRNVFDDLGGGILMSATLEPLDVFTRVSGLDSIAETGSTAPDEGSGDGRPVRTTTYDLPFPPENRASYLVDATPFTARNRGDPETMRPLGDNWNPTRDEYAQALRALARSPGNVMVAMPNYREARWAGAYLQDAVEKPVLVDESSSNEETERLKREFFSGDGKVIVTSTRGTLTEGVDYDGEKLSTCAVVGIPLVNIGSPRVRGVQRAYGDAFGEDNAFEYALTVPAVRRARQAIGRVIRGVDEVGVRALVGRRYTPDARHSVSPYLPAGEREEFTRMTPNFLASQLDSFWADHQ, encoded by the coding sequence ATGGCAGACCCCGCCTCGACGGGCACGGAGTCTTGGCGCACGTATTTCGGCTTCGACGAGCCATACGAGAATCAGGCCGATGCCGTTGAACGAGCTATCGAGGCAGGCAAGGCGCGCGGCTTTCTCGCGATGGAAGGGCCCTGTGGGACCGGCAAGACGATGGCCGCGCTCACCGCCGGCGCGACGCTGGTCCGCGATACGGACCTGTACGAGCGGATGGTCGTCGTCACGCCGGTCAAACAGCAACTCCAGCAGTTCGTCGACGACCTGCGGGCGCTCAACGCCGGCATAGCGGAGCCCTTCGAGGGCATCTCGCTGGTCGGCAAGCGCGACCTCTGCCCGTACGGTCGCGAGGGGCAGTTCCCGGACGACGTGGGCACGCACGACCGCTGTGAGGACCTCAGGGAGGCGACGGCGCGGTTAGTCGAGGACGACGGGCGCTCGGACGGCGCAGCCGTCGCGGACGCCGCAATCGCCGGTGAAGCCGACGACGACCAGTGGTGGGACCCGCGGAAGGGACAGGACCTCGCCGCGGCCGCGCGCCCCGACGCCGCCGAGCAGGCGACGCTGGGTGAGGACACGCTTTCGACCGCGGGTGCGGCCTCCCCGTACCGGCGGACCCAGCCGACGGCCCCGGAGGCGATGGCCGAGGGATCGGACCCGCCGCTGTACTGTCCGTTCGAGGCGGACTGGTACGCCCGCAACAAAGGCTCGCCCGTTGACTTCTCAGCCGGAGAGGAGCACGTAGTGACGATGGATGACTACCTCCCGGCGGCGACGGAGCGCGGGACTTGTCCTCATCGGGTAATGAGCGTGATGCTCTCCGAGGCCGACGTCATCGTCGGGAACTACAACCACCTGTTCGACCCCGGCTCCCGCCCGCTGCTGTCGGACGTGCTCGACGACCAGACGCTCGTCATCGTGGACGAGGCCCACCGACTCGAAGAGCGTGTCCGGGACCTCCTGTCAGACCGCCTTGGCCGCCAGACCATCGTGCAAGCGCGAAACGACTGTACAACGCTCATCCAGCGCGCCCAGCAGAGCGCCGACCACAAGGCGCAGGTGCGTGAGGTGCTGTCCGCCCGAGAAGTCCCGCTAGACGCGGTCGATCAGGCTCGGAAGTTCTACGACGACCTCGTCCGGTGGCTCGACGACCGCATCGAGTCGTTCCTCGACGCCGAACACGAGGGATGGCGCGCGGACCCGGCAGTCCTCCCCGAGCACGACCGCGAAATCCCGCTTCGGGACCCCGACACGGTCGAGCAGGACGAGCTGACCGAATGGGCCGAGCGGAAGGGGTACGACGGCTCACTCTGGCGGTCGCTGTCGCAGGTCGGCGCGGCTGTCGAGGACGCGATCGACCAGCTCGGCCTGACCCGCCAGCCGGTGTGTGCCGCCGTCGGCGTGCTGGCCGGACAGTGGTGGGAGCGCGACCACGCGACGTTCCTCCGGGAGATCGAACTGGAGCACTCGCCGAATCACGGGGAAAGCCTCGACGCCGACTATCAGGCTGTCTACACGCCGGGACTGGTGTGTTACAACTGCATGCCCGGGACGGCCCTTCGCAACGTCTTCGACGACCTCGGAGGCGGCATCCTGATGAGTGCGACTCTGGAGCCGCTGGATGTGTTTACCCGCGTCTCGGGACTGGACTCGATAGCCGAGACGGGGTCAACGGCCCCCGATGAGGGGTCCGGCGACGGGCGACCGGTCCGCACGACGACCTACGACCTGCCGTTTCCGCCTGAGAACCGCGCCTCGTACCTCGTCGACGCGACGCCGTTTACCGCACGCAACCGCGGCGACCCCGAGACGATGCGACCGCTCGGTGACAACTGGAATCCGACGCGCGACGAGTACGCACAGGCGCTGCGCGCACTGGCCCGCTCACCGGGCAACGTCATGGTGGCGATGCCGAACTACCGGGAAGCGCGCTGGGCTGGCGCGTACCTGCAGGACGCCGTCGAAAAGCCGGTTCTCGTCGACGAATCATCGAGCAACGAGGAGACCGAACGGCTGAAACGCGAGTTCTTCAGCGGCGACGGGAAGGTCATTGTCACGTCGACGCGCGGGACGCTGACCGAGGGGGTCGACTACGACGGCGAAAAGCTGTCCACCTGTGCGGTCGTCGGTATTCCGCTGGTGAACATCGGGTCGCCCCGCGTTCGGGGCGTCCAGCGGGCCTACGGCGACGCCTTCGGCGAGGACAACGCCTTCGAGTACGCCCTGACAGTTCCGGCTGTGCGGCGCGCGCGTCAGGCCATCGGTCGCGTCATCCGCGGCGTCGACGAAGTCGGGGTGCGAGCGCTGGTCGGCCGTCGGTACACGCCGGACGCACGGCATTCGGTGTCTCCGTACCTGCCCGCCGGCGAACGCGAGGAGTTCACCCGTATGACACCCAATTTCCTCGCGAGCCAGCTCGATTCGTTCTGGGCCGACCACCAGTAG
- a CDS encoding TATA-box-binding protein, with product MVDPKESIDIENVVASTGIGQELDLESVAMDLEGADYDPEQFPGLVYRTQDPKSAALIFRSGKIVCTGAKSTDDVHQSLRIVFDKLRDLNIQVDDDPEIVVQNIVSSADLGSSLNLNAIAIGLGLENIEYEPEQFPGLVYRLDDPDVVALLFGSGKLVVTGGKRKEDAEEAVDTIVERLSDLGLLD from the coding sequence ATGGTCGACCCAAAAGAGAGCATTGACATCGAAAATGTCGTTGCTTCGACCGGTATCGGACAAGAACTCGACCTTGAGAGCGTTGCGATGGATCTGGAGGGGGCCGACTACGACCCCGAACAGTTCCCGGGCCTCGTCTATCGGACACAGGACCCCAAATCCGCCGCGCTCATCTTCCGGTCGGGCAAGATCGTCTGCACGGGTGCGAAATCGACGGACGACGTCCACCAGAGCCTGCGAATCGTCTTCGACAAGCTCCGAGACCTGAACATTCAGGTCGACGACGACCCGGAGATCGTCGTCCAGAACATCGTCAGTTCCGCGGACCTCGGGAGTTCGCTCAACCTCAACGCCATCGCAATCGGCCTCGGGCTTGAGAACATCGAGTACGAGCCGGAGCAGTTCCCGGGCCTCGTCTACCGACTCGACGACCCAGACGTGGTCGCGCTGCTGTTCGGTTCGGGGAAGCTCGTCGTTACCGGCGGGAAACGGAAAGAGGACGCGGAAGAGGCCGTCGACACCATCGTCGAACGGCTAAGCGACCTCGGACTGCTGGACTAA
- a CDS encoding TRAM domain-containing protein — protein MVEVPDALSTLFSARVETDGDRYVVEIPKSEVSHGAISPGETYRVGLLSQVDAGSATTAQTQTPTQNTDPERADTGVPQPPVDEGEIRNVTIESLGDQGDGIAKVERGYVVIVPDGEPGDSPTVEIETVQENVAFASVVDNDGRTA, from the coding sequence ATGGTCGAAGTTCCAGATGCACTCAGTACATTGTTCAGTGCGCGAGTAGAGACTGATGGGGACCGATATGTCGTCGAAATTCCGAAAAGCGAAGTGTCTCACGGCGCAATTTCGCCGGGCGAGACCTACCGCGTAGGCCTGCTTTCGCAAGTTGACGCCGGCTCGGCGACGACAGCCCAGACTCAGACGCCCACACAGAATACCGACCCGGAGCGAGCCGACACCGGCGTCCCGCAACCGCCAGTCGATGAGGGCGAAATCCGAAACGTGACCATCGAATCGCTCGGCGATCAGGGCGACGGCATCGCAAAGGTCGAACGAGGGTACGTCGTCATCGTTCCTGACGGTGAACCGGGCGACTCGCCGACCGTCGAGATCGAGACCGTACAGGAAAACGTCGCGTTTGCGAGCGTCGTCGACAACGACGGCCGGACCGCATAG